The following proteins are co-located in the Bombus pascuorum chromosome 3, iyBomPasc1.1, whole genome shotgun sequence genome:
- the LOC132904963 gene encoding ribonuclease 3: MANHPRNVGQSYFWGTGVSQPQNMGYYSVPSPNFPPPNFSHLPSSYNIPVSTFPENEGANFIPPYHAMGTCYQNEVSNSYDVPYQTPTELQYNNQNYGMSTYPQPVSNFNANWDDGSAYHNSDNAEWNFNNYSSDWNKPQNSRNSWYETNKVQEDDRKSSYVKFNDFPKNRRFEWRYRDKEPSNSYSVSKRRSRSPQNRSRESRSSRSPYRSRHDSQREKYSKYPKNRSVSRERLYCEEDSDRRSIHRKNNLHTSRSQRSYTSYRSRNRSRSQESYSSRTASPNNNPPINRDRTERELLLEKYRQDYCETSKDMERKMDELSAIGPEGIMENARKVWTRTAPADLYYIRDESNPKIMRGMPKLHELCELFKEVLLNRAAAARALQPPYEPPPRKTRVRLCRHKSEACSSSSDSDSSMDEDDRTMEELMAKREHPQRLHPEMWFNDPGEMNDGPLCRCSPKSRRSGIRHGIYAGEGAINKCDLNTNNADKLYHYRITISPPTNFLTKTPTIIKHDEHEFIFEGFSMLSHFPLVKLPTCKVIRFNIEYTILYIDEKLPENFIIQELDYFQTYLFKEILELTDFDLQAAQNKSGCGQFHFMPRFVRDLADNGQEILSMNEVLNYLIKSSKLLIDPDDLPRLIEMPQYKWQNFADEVKGMIVTYPGKKPCSVRVDQLDRNRADQPSGVIAYPEIVHFGIRPPQLSYAGNANYQKAWRDYVKFRHLLANMPKPSFEDKRKLEAKENKLQELRTQSKMKRDVTVDVSSEGFYRTGIMCDIVQHAMLIPVLVCHLRFHKSLDNLEHTLGYEFKNRYLLQLALTHPSYRENFGTNPDHARNSLTNCGIRQPEYGDRRIHYMNTRKRGINTLINIMSRFGARTETESSIAHNERLEFLGDAVVEFLTSIHLFHMFPDLEEGGLATYRAAIVQNQHLAVLAKKLNLEEYMLYAHGSDLCHDLELRHAMANCFEALMSSLFLDGGIEVADRVFGETLFKDEEDLGKVWVNYPKHPLQEQEPTGDRQWIPSFELLQKLTKFEESIGIVFTHIRLLARAFTDRSIGYTNLTLGSNQRLEFLGDTVLQLIVSEYLYKYFPEHHEGHLSLLRSSLVNNKTQAVVCDDLGMTQYALYGNPKAELKTKDRADLLEAFLGALYVDKGLEFCRVFCDVCFFPRLQDFIMNQDWNDPKSKLQQCCLTLRTMDSGEPDIPVYKVIECKGPTNTRIYTVAVYFQGKRLAKASGHSIQEAEMNSAKEALEKSQDLFPQLDHQKRVIAKSMKMQQWPNKYKRRGRSMKPTDKYDDSDTSQRSKRSRSEA; this comes from the exons ATGGCAAATCATCCTCGAAATGTTGGTCAATCTTATTTTTGGGGCACAGGAGTTTCTCAGCCACAAAATATGGGATATTATTCGGTGCCATCTCCAAATTTTCCACCTCCAAATTTTAGTCACCTACCATCATCTTATAATATACCGGTCTCTACTTTTCCTGAAAATGAAGgtgcaaattttattccaccGTATCATGCTATGGGAACATGTTATCAAAATGAAGTTTCAAATTCTTACGATGTTCCTTATCAAACTCCAACGGAACTACAATATAACAATCAAAATTATGGAATGTCTACCTATCCTCAACCTGTAAGTAATTTTAACGCAAATTGGGATGATGGAAGTGCATATCATAACAGTGATAATGCAGAATGGAACTTCAATAACTATTCGTCTGATTGGAATAAACCACAAAATAGTAGAAATTCTTGgtatgaaacaaataaagtGCAAGAAGATGATAGAAAATCATCATACGTAAAATTTAACGATTTTCCAAAAAATAGAAGGTTTGAATGGAGATATAGAGACAAAGAGCCTTCTAATAGTTATTCAGTTAGTAAAAGACGTTCCAGAAGTCCTCAGAATAGGTCAAGGGAGAGTAGATCAAGCAGATCACCATATAGATCAAGGCATGATTCCCAAAGagagaaatattcaaagtatccAAAAAATAGATCGGTCTCTAGAGAGCGTTTATATTGTGAAGAAGACTCTGACAGAAGATCAATAcacagaaaaaataatttacatacgtCACGCTCTCAGAGATCATATACAAGTTATAGAAGTAGGAACAGATCTAGATCTCAAGAATCTTACTCATCTAGAACTGCTAGTCCAAATAATAATCCCCCCATTAACAGGGATAGAACTGAAAGAGAGTTACTTCTAGAAAAATATAG GCAAGATTATTGTGAAACAAGTAAAGATATGGAAAGGAAAATGGATGAACTATCTGCTATAGGACCTGAAGGTATTATGGAAAATGCAAGAAAAGTATGGACACGTACTGCACCAgcagatttatattatattagagATGAAAGCAACCCAAAAATAATGAGAGGTATGCCTAAGCTGCATGAGTTATGTGAATTGTTCAAGGAAGTATTACTAAATAGAGCTGCAGCTGCAAGAGCTTTAcag CCTCCTTACGAACCACCCCCAAGAAAAACTAGAGTTCGTTTATGCAGACACAAATCTGAAGCGTGTAGTAGTTCTTCTGACAGTGATAGTTCAATGGATGAAGATGACAGAACAATGGAAGAATTAATGGCAAAGAGAGAACATCCACAAAGATTACATCCTGAAATGTGGTTTAATGATCCTGGAGAA ATGAACGATGGACCATTGTGTAGGTGTAGCCCAAAATCAAGAAGGTCCGGTATTAGACATGGAATCTATGCTGGAGAGGgtgcaataaataaatgtgatttaaatacaaataatgccgataaattatatcattatcGAATAACAATTAGCCCCCCAACAAATTTTCTTACCAAAACACCAACAATTATTAAGCATGATGAGCacgaatttatatttgaagGATTTTCTATGCTCTCGCATTTTCCTCTCGTAAAATTACCGACTTGTAAAGTAATAAGATTTAACATTGAGTATACAATCCTTTACATAGATGAGAAGTTAccagaaaattttataattcaagaATTGGACTATTTCC aaacttatttatttaaggaaatattGGAACTTACAGACTTTGATTTACAAGCTGCGCAAAATAAATCTGGCTGTGGTCAGTTTCATTTTATGCCAAGATTCGTTCGTGATTTAGCTGACAATGGACAGGAAATATTATCTATGAATGaggttttaaattatttaatcaaaagTAGTAAATTGTTAATAGATCCAGATGATCTACCTAGGTTAATAGAGATGCCTCAATATAAATGGCAAAATTTTGCGGACGAAGTAAAGGGTATGATTGTTACGTATCCTGGAAAAAAACCATGCAGTGTTCGTGTAGATCAGTTAGATAGGAATCGAGCAGATCAGCCATCTGGTGTAATTGCATACCCCGAAATTGTACATTTTGGAATTAGACCACCACAACTTAGTTATGCAGGAAATGCAAA ttACCAAAAAGCATGGCGTGACTATGTAAAATTTCGTCATTTATTGGCTAACATGCCAAAACCATCGTTTGAAGATAAACGAAAGTTAGAAGCAAAAGAGAATAAGCTTCAGGAATTAAGAACCCAAAGCAAAATGAAACGCGATGTTACTGTGGATGTTAGTTCTGAAGGATTTTATAGAACTGGAATAATGTGTGATATAGTACAACATGCAATGTTAATTCCAGTACTTGTTTGTCATTTAAGATTTCATAAATCTTTAGATAACTTAGAGCATACCTTAGGCTATGAATTTAAAAACAGATATCTTCTTCAGTTAGCTCTAACACATCCTAGTTACCGTGAAAATTTTGGTACAAATCCAGATCATGCACGGAATTCTTTGACTAATTGTGGAATAAGACAACCGGAATATGGTGATCGGCGAATACATTATATGAATACTCGAAAACGTGgtattaatacattaatcaATATAATGTCAAGATTTGGCGCGAGAACCGAAACTGAATCTTCTATAGCGCACAATGAAAGATTGGAGTTCTTAGGAGATGCAGTAGTAGAATTTCTAACATcgattcatttatttcatatgtTTCCTGACTTAGAGGAAGGTGGTTTGGCTACTTACAGAGCAGCAATTGTTCAAAATCAACACCTCGCTGTATTagcaaagaaattaaatctaGAGGAATACATGCTCTACGCACACGGAAGTGATCTTTGCCATGATTTAGAATTACGACATGCAATGGCGAATTGTTTTGAGGCATTAATGAGTTCATTATTTCTTGATGGTGGTATAGAAGTTGCAGATAGAGTTTTTGGCGAAACACTTTTCAAGGACGAAGAAGATCTCGGGAAAGTTTGGGTAAATTACCCAAAACATCCTTTGCAAGAGCAGGAACCAACAGGTGATAGACAATGGATACCAAGTTTTGAACTATTGCAa aaattaacaaaatttgaagaatctATTGGTATTGTGTTTACCCATATCCGTCTTTTGGCTAGAGCATTTACCGATCGCAGTATAGGATACACGAACTTAACACTGGGTTCTAATCAACGTTTAGAATTTTTAGGAGACACTGTATTACAATTGATAGTTTccgaatatttatacaaatattttccagaACATCATGAGGGTCATCTATCT ttattgCGAAGCTCtcttgtaaataataaaactcaAGCTGTAGTATGTGATGATTTGGGGATGACTCAGTATGCACTTTATGGTAATCCAAAAGCCGAATTAAAAACAAAGGACAGGGCAGATTTATTGGAAGCGTTTCTGGGAGCTCTTTACGTCGATAAGGGCTTAGAATTTTGTCGTGTCTTTTGTGACGTATGCTTCTTCCCACGTTTACAAGATTTCATTATGAATCAAGATTGGAATGATCCAAAGAGTAAATTGCAGCAATGTTGCTTAACATTAAGAACAATGGATAGTGGAGAACCTGATATTCCTGTATACAA AGTGATTGAGTGTAAAGGACCAACAAATACAAGAATTTATACCGTTGCTGTATATTTCCAAGGAAAACGATTAGCAAAGGCATCAGGTCATAGTATTCAAGAAGCAGAGATGAATTCAGCAAAAGAAGCTTTAGAAAAATCTCAag ATTTGTTTCCACAACTAGATCATCAAAAACGTGTAATAGCGAAGAGTATGAAAATGCAACAGTGgccaaataaatataaaagaagggGAAGATCCATGAAACCTACAGATAAATACGATGATTCTGATACTAGTCAGCGATCTAAAAGAAGCCGAAGCGAAGCATAA
- the LOC132904971 gene encoding pseudouridylate synthase TRUB2, mitochondrial — MSAVQTVTKYVKDARLVYSALNGVVVIYKPASLHFNRMRETVINNLCRDLNDMYTRPTMKHVAIEGETNKYMKVVVRDSFADHPLVTGPRYQPNDFKFAASKILQQDMSGVVLCGINKGNQLIHKIKTSKSLRFYRVKGLLGEATDNYFCTGKVVEKSTYAHVRRGHLDKLCSSMQSSHQKKMFELCGVDIQSQAAYELAIKGLIRPADPNIPMIYTIKCVDFSPPEFALEIVCTNEYDLYLKTIIHELGLKLRSNATCTQILCMQDGLFNIRHALLTKHWTLQHIVNNMQMCQRIIDQNEDCLHQENPALVEPANNPMKI, encoded by the exons ATGTCAGCAGTACAAACAGTGACTAAATATGTAAAGGACGCGAGACTGGTATACAGCGCATTAAATGGTGTAGTTGTGATTTATAAACCTGCATCTTTACACTTTAATAGAATGAGAGAAACGGTGATCAACAACTTATGCAGAG atttaaatGACATGTATACGAGGCCAACAATGAAGCATGTAGCTATAGAAGGAGAAACGAATAAGTATATGAAAGTTGTTGTTCGAGATAGTTTTGCAGACCATCCATTAGTAACAGGACCTCGTTATCAACCAAATGACTTTAAATTTGCTGCTtcaaaaattttgcaacaggACATGTCTGGCGTTGTACTTTGTGGAATTAACAAGGGTAATCAATtgattcataaaataaaaacatccAAAAGTTTAAGGTTTTACAGGGTAAAAGGATTATTAGGAGAGGCAacagataattatttttgtactGGAAAAGTAgtagaaaaatctacatatGCGCACGTAAGACGTGGTCACCTTGACAAGTTATGTAGCTCGATGCAATCTTCTCAtcaaaaaaaaatgtttga ATTGTGTGGTGTAGATATTCAAAGCCAAGCTGCATACGAACTAGCAATTAAAGGCCTGATTAGACCAGCAGATCCTAATATCCCTATgatatataccattaaatGTGTAGACTTTTCACCCCCAGAATTTGCATTAG AAATTGTTTGCACAAATGAATATGATTTGTACCTGAAAACCATTATTCATGAGCTAGGGCTGAAGCTTCGTAGCAATGCTACTTGTACTCAAATACTTTGTATGCAAGATGGTCTATTTAATATAAGGCATGCATTGTTAACAAAGCATTGGACTCTACAGCACATTGTAAACAACATGCAAATGTGCCAAAGAATTATAGATCAGAATGAAGATTGCTTACATCAGGAAAACCCTGCATTAGTAGAACCTGCTAACAATCCTATGAAAATTTAA